The Porphyrobacter sp. HT-58-2 genome has a window encoding:
- a CDS encoding DsbA family protein — translation MSTSPENAPSTLRHSLLTALTALVFGFLGAAIWSYSGLADNRTRSFLMGNPDLLPQMAEAYEAQESAKRLADLGDAVLDPFPGVVLGNPQGKRVLVEFTDYNCPYCESSLKDVNRLVAEDPDLKVVIREWPIFEGSDTASRMALAAGLQGKYTEFHNAMFKTGDVAAAARAAGLDMERAARDAASDAVSAEIARNLDFARSLGFSGTPAWIAGGTPIGGAVGYERLKAALAEDTAG, via the coding sequence ATGTCCACATCGCCCGAAAATGCCCCATCGACCCTGCGTCATTCGCTGCTGACCGCGCTTACCGCGCTGGTGTTCGGCTTTCTCGGTGCGGCGATCTGGTCTTACTCCGGCCTTGCCGACAACCGCACCCGCAGCTTCCTGATGGGCAATCCCGATCTTCTGCCGCAAATGGCCGAGGCCTACGAAGCGCAGGAATCGGCCAAGCGGCTCGCGGATCTGGGCGATGCCGTGCTCGACCCCTTCCCCGGCGTGGTGCTTGGCAATCCCCAGGGCAAGCGGGTGCTGGTGGAGTTCACCGATTACAACTGCCCCTATTGCGAATCGAGCCTCAAGGACGTGAACCGGCTTGTCGCCGAAGACCCTGATCTGAAGGTGGTGATCCGCGAATGGCCGATTTTCGAAGGCAGCGACACGGCCTCGCGCATGGCGCTGGCGGCGGGGTTGCAGGGGAAGTACACCGAATTCCACAACGCCATGTTCAAGACCGGCGATGTCGCCGCTGCAGCGAGGGCGGCTGGGCTCGACATGGAACGCGCGGCGCGCGATGCGGCCTCTGATGCCGTGTCGGCAGAGATCGCCCGCAATCTCGATTTCGCCCGGTCTCTCGGCTTTTCAGGAACGCCGGCATGGATCGCGGGAGGCACGCCGATTGGCGGCGCGGTGGGCTATGAACGACTGAAGGCCGCGCTGGCGGAGGATACGGCCGGGTGA
- a CDS encoding MmcB family DNA repair protein, which yields MSGGFILPTDSALAPALGAADVARGIGRLFARNDVWCLAEVPLKNGRRADLMGIDAKGLVVIVEIKVTRADLMSDAKWPDYLDFCDRFYWGVPPGFDRVPLESEAYRPETCGVIVADGYDAEILRPAALDPLAPARRKTQVEGLARMAMRRHMALIDPLCTAID from the coding sequence ATGTCTGGCGGCTTCATTCTTCCTACTGATTCGGCCCTCGCCCCGGCTCTTGGCGCCGCTGATGTCGCACGCGGCATAGGGCGGCTGTTCGCCCGCAACGACGTCTGGTGCCTTGCCGAAGTGCCGCTGAAGAACGGCCGCCGCGCCGACTTGATGGGGATCGATGCCAAGGGGTTGGTGGTCATCGTCGAAATCAAGGTCACCCGCGCCGATCTGATGAGCGATGCCAAGTGGCCCGATTACCTCGATTTCTGCGACCGGTTCTACTGGGGCGTGCCACCGGGCTTCGATCGTGTACCGCTCGAGAGTGAGGCCTATCGGCCGGAGACCTGCGGAGTGATCGTGGCTGATGGCTATGATGCGGAAATCCTGCGTCCGGCCGCGCTTGATCCGCTCGCCCCGGCGCGGCGCAAGACGCAGGTGGAAGGATTAGCCCGGATGGCGATGCGGCGGCACATGGCGCTGATCGATCCACTTTGCACAGCGATCGACTGA
- a CDS encoding sensor histidine kinase: protein MSVLQIQAAPFFASKNRAFWNLQLAGWGAAFLLRAVIAFANGQPFALLALILISTITGFSITLLLSVIYRVLIQQRPLITWGVTALVLAGAVILNTSIDAWVQGIYYGASRETTFAQRVISLSFIPLALLVGWSALYYAINFFLTVEEQADRLERLEAQATAAQLAMLRYQLNPHFLFNTLNSISTLVLLKQTEPANAMLTRLSGFLRHTLIAEPGSQVSLAQEIETLQLYLDIERMRFEERLRTHFEIEDAALEAQLPAMLLQPLVENAIKYAVSPQEEGARIALTARVIGDRLRITVEDTGPGLDDGPRFPADPRDPPVPGRPVSTGVGLANIRNRLAQAYGGNHLFETRSEAGGGFTVLIEIPFTRGDSVEPEPAAAPPAAQQAGKVVPVNPPPRTIGTPA, encoded by the coding sequence ATGTCAGTGCTCCAGATCCAGGCTGCGCCGTTTTTCGCGAGCAAGAACCGGGCGTTCTGGAACCTCCAGCTGGCTGGCTGGGGCGCGGCCTTCCTGCTGCGCGCTGTGATCGCTTTCGCCAATGGCCAGCCTTTCGCGCTGCTGGCGCTGATCCTGATTTCGACCATCACGGGCTTTTCGATCACGCTGCTGCTGTCGGTGATTTACCGCGTGCTGATCCAGCAGCGTCCGTTGATCACCTGGGGCGTGACTGCGCTGGTGCTGGCAGGCGCAGTGATCCTCAACACCTCGATCGATGCATGGGTGCAGGGGATCTATTACGGCGCCAGCCGGGAGACGACCTTCGCGCAGCGCGTCATCAGCCTGTCTTTCATTCCGCTCGCCCTGCTGGTGGGGTGGAGCGCCTTGTATTACGCAATCAATTTCTTTCTGACCGTGGAAGAGCAGGCTGACCGTCTGGAACGGCTCGAAGCGCAGGCGACGGCGGCGCAGCTCGCCATGCTGCGCTACCAGCTCAACCCGCACTTCCTGTTCAACACGCTCAATTCGATCTCGACGCTGGTACTGCTCAAGCAGACCGAGCCTGCCAATGCGATGCTCACCCGCCTTTCCGGCTTTCTGCGCCACACGCTGATCGCCGAGCCGGGCAGCCAGGTCAGTCTGGCGCAGGAGATCGAGACCTTGCAGCTCTATCTCGACATTGAACGGATGCGCTTTGAAGAGCGGCTGCGCACCCATTTCGAAATCGAGGATGCCGCGCTGGAGGCGCAACTGCCCGCGATGCTGCTGCAACCGCTGGTCGAAAACGCGATCAAGTATGCCGTCAGCCCGCAAGAGGAAGGCGCACGCATCGCGCTTACCGCGCGGGTGATCGGCGATCGGTTGCGGATCACGGTCGAGGATACCGGGCCAGGTCTGGACGACGGGCCGCGCTTTCCCGCCGATCCCCGCGATCCTCCGGTGCCGGGGCGCCCGGTCTCGACCGGTGTCGGCCTCGCCAATATCCGCAATCGTCTGGCGCAGGCCTATGGCGGCAATCACCTGTTCGAAACCCGTTCGGAAGCTGGGGGCGGCTTCACCGTGCTGATCGAAATTCCCTTCACTCGGGGAGACTCGGTCGAGCCTGAACCTGCGGCAGCACCGCCTGCCGCACAGCAGGCAGGCAAAGTCGTTCCCGTCAATCCCCCCCCACGAACCATCGGAACTCCCGCATGA
- a CDS encoding M48 family metalloprotease yields the protein MRGRPNLLARLLAVFTCAALVVQPVAAQSILRDAETEQLLLDLAAPLIEASELEPGNVELVLINDSSINAFVAGGQAIYVHSGLINEAGTANEVQGVLAHELGHITAGHVVRFNERTKAANGISILSLLIGVGAVLAGAGDAGMAALMAGQQAAMSSFLSFNRDQEAATDLAGARYLSGAGITGKGMIKFFERLRGNEIRRGFSQADEAAYARTHPLSGDRIQILRGLLEADPAWDTEPDPELQERFLRVRAKLYGYLAEPRRVLTFFPQSDTSIPARYARAYAYHKDARVDLALAEADALIALEPDNPWFLELKGQVLLESGRPHDALVPLRRATELTRAHPLIAGMLGHALIATENERNYAEAEQVLRAAVQRDRYNPFAWYQLGVVYAARGDIPRARLASAEQQVMNRRYPEALQNAQAAEASLPYGSADWIRAQDVALEARAELERVRNRR from the coding sequence ATGCGCGGTCGCCCGAACCTTCTCGCCCGCCTGCTCGCGGTGTTCACCTGCGCGGCGCTGGTCGTCCAGCCGGTCGCGGCGCAATCGATCCTGCGCGATGCCGAAACCGAACAATTGCTGCTCGACCTCGCCGCCCCCTTGATCGAGGCGAGCGAACTTGAACCCGGCAATGTCGAACTGGTGCTGATCAACGACAGCTCGATCAACGCCTTCGTCGCAGGCGGGCAGGCGATCTATGTTCATTCGGGCCTGATCAACGAAGCCGGGACCGCCAACGAGGTGCAGGGCGTGCTCGCCCACGAACTCGGCCACATCACCGCCGGTCACGTGGTGCGTTTCAACGAACGAACCAAGGCGGCCAACGGCATCTCGATCCTGTCGCTGCTGATCGGTGTCGGGGCAGTGCTGGCAGGCGCGGGCGATGCCGGGATGGCAGCGCTGATGGCGGGCCAGCAGGCTGCGATGAGCAGCTTCCTCAGCTTCAACCGCGATCAGGAAGCAGCCACGGATCTGGCCGGCGCACGCTATCTTTCCGGCGCCGGGATCACCGGCAAGGGCATGATCAAGTTCTTCGAACGGCTGCGCGGAAACGAAATCCGGCGCGGTTTCAGTCAGGCGGATGAAGCGGCCTATGCGCGCACCCACCCGCTATCGGGCGACCGTATCCAGATCCTGCGCGGGCTGCTCGAAGCTGATCCGGCGTGGGACACAGAGCCCGATCCCGAACTGCAGGAGCGGTTCCTGCGAGTACGGGCCAAGCTCTATGGCTACCTCGCCGAACCGCGCCGGGTGCTGACCTTTTTCCCGCAGAGCGACACCAGCATCCCGGCGCGCTACGCCCGCGCATATGCCTATCACAAGGATGCGCGGGTCGATCTGGCGCTGGCCGAAGCCGATGCGCTGATCGCGCTGGAGCCGGACAACCCGTGGTTCCTTGAACTCAAGGGGCAGGTGCTGCTCGAATCCGGGCGTCCGCACGATGCGCTGGTGCCGCTGCGCCGCGCGACCGAACTCACCCGCGCCCACCCGCTGATCGCCGGGATGCTGGGTCATGCATTGATCGCGACCGAGAATGAACGCAACTATGCCGAAGCCGAGCAGGTGCTGCGCGCCGCAGTGCAGCGTGATCGCTACAATCCCTTTGCGTGGTATCAGCTCGGCGTGGTCTACGCTGCGCGCGGCGATATCCCGCGCGCCCGCCTTGCCAGTGCCGAACAGCAGGTGATGAACCGCCGCTATCCCGAAGCCCTGCAGAATGCTCAGGCCGCCGAAGCAAGCCTGCCCTATGGCTCGGCAGACTGGATTCGCGCACAAGATGTCGCGCTTGAAGCACGCGCCGAACTGGAACGGGTGCGCAACCGGCGCTAG
- a CDS encoding PAS domain-containing protein: MDTLRGTFDPDATADRGWEASEEESTELAAPRELPPHAIGQDERRMQVRAYNHWAGLLGERMFPDIADLDPASLTDFGPHSVLLDFSEGIENPGVRFLGEKLAHECGSTGPIARLSDVPPRSLLSRITDHYMQILANQAPIGFEAEFVNHAGVSILYRGILLPYSSDDDTIDFIYGVINWKEMADQLTADELLLEIDQALELGSDLELDEEPALRPAEPVTDWADSPARETAPQEAAPDFNDFAEDFADDQFGDSDLPDFSQYALPDDDEEYDEDEGEAESASYSFASLADYIEAPTKKAIDLAGFDAAMFDEETAEEPAQVPAPVLASAPADEPETVFAPEPLDDQDDFAPAFDDLPDDAGLYDCLASARELARNADNSEDRSRSALYAAVSRAYDFSLAAQEAPEDYAELIAESGLTVQERAPMTPVVKLVFGHDYDKTRLTEYAAVLSHAHRLNLGRGSLAGFLEETEGGVKAVVKAERRLRREEQGKPIEDPDAVREALAQQLRALEAISLEALDGAGPEFALVLIRRDEVGCAEILAEMPEDIAQIERAARKIVG, encoded by the coding sequence ATGGACACTCTGCGCGGCACCTTCGATCCCGATGCGACGGCGGATCGGGGCTGGGAGGCATCCGAAGAGGAAAGCACCGAGCTGGCCGCCCCGCGCGAGCTGCCACCGCACGCCATTGGCCAAGACGAACGCCGCATGCAGGTGCGCGCCTATAATCACTGGGCGGGCCTTTTGGGCGAACGGATGTTCCCCGACATTGCCGATCTCGATCCGGCCAGCCTGACCGATTTCGGCCCCCATTCGGTGCTGCTCGATTTCAGCGAGGGGATCGAAAACCCCGGTGTGCGCTTTCTTGGCGAGAAACTGGCCCATGAGTGCGGATCGACCGGGCCGATCGCCCGCCTGTCCGACGTGCCGCCGCGCTCGCTGCTCAGCCGCATCACCGATCACTACATGCAGATCCTCGCCAATCAGGCGCCGATCGGGTTCGAGGCCGAATTCGTCAATCACGCAGGCGTATCGATCCTCTACCGCGGGATCCTGCTGCCCTATTCGAGCGATGATGACACCATCGATTTCATCTATGGCGTGATCAACTGGAAGGAAATGGCCGACCAGCTGACCGCCGACGAGCTGCTGCTCGAAATTGACCAGGCGCTCGAACTCGGCAGCGATCTGGAGCTTGACGAGGAGCCTGCGCTCCGCCCGGCCGAGCCAGTGACCGATTGGGCGGATTCGCCCGCGCGCGAAACCGCGCCGCAGGAAGCGGCTCCCGATTTCAACGATTTCGCTGAAGATTTTGCCGACGATCAGTTCGGCGATTCAGATCTGCCCGATTTCAGCCAGTACGCTCTGCCTGATGACGACGAGGAATATGACGAGGACGAAGGCGAGGCCGAAAGCGCCAGCTACAGCTTCGCCTCGCTCGCCGATTACATCGAGGCCCCCACCAAGAAGGCAATCGATCTGGCGGGCTTCGATGCCGCCATGTTCGACGAGGAAACCGCGGAAGAACCCGCTCAGGTTCCGGCTCCGGTTTTGGCATCCGCTCCGGCTGACGAACCGGAGACCGTCTTCGCGCCGGAGCCACTGGACGACCAGGATGATTTCGCACCGGCCTTCGATGATCTGCCCGATGATGCCGGGCTTTATGACTGCCTTGCTTCGGCCCGCGAACTGGCGCGCAATGCCGACAACAGCGAAGACCGCAGCCGCTCGGCGCTCTATGCTGCCGTCAGCCGCGCCTACGATTTCTCGCTCGCCGCGCAGGAAGCGCCGGAAGACTATGCCGAACTGATCGCCGAAAGTGGCCTGACGGTGCAGGAACGCGCGCCGATGACCCCGGTGGTCAAGCTCGTGTTCGGGCATGATTACGACAAGACCCGGCTGACTGAATATGCTGCCGTGCTGAGCCACGCGCATCGCCTCAACCTCGGGCGCGGGAGCCTTGCCGGTTTCCTCGAAGAGACCGAGGGCGGTGTGAAGGCCGTGGTCAAGGCCGAACGCCGCCTGCGCCGCGAGGAACAGGGCAAGCCGATCGAAGATCCCGATGCCGTGCGCGAGGCGCTGGCCCAGCAGCTGCGTGCGCTGGAGGCGATCTCGCTGGAGGCGCTCGACGGCGCAGGGCCAGAATTTGCGCTGGTGCTGATCCGCCGCGATGAGGTCGGCTGTGCGGAAATCCTCGCCGAAATGCCCGAAGACATCGCCCAGATTGAACGCGCCGCCCGCAAGATCGTTGGGTAA
- a CDS encoding LytR/AlgR family response regulator transcription factor: MTIRTILVDDEKLAIQGLQLRLQPFEDVEIIDTCANGREAIRKIKTEKPDLVFLDIQMPGFDGFSVVKGVMEIEPPLFVFVTAYEEHAIRAFEANAVNYLMKPVDEQKLADTIERVRQRLAEKKSAEDAGQLLDVLAEIAPERAADFVETTAPASESADRFEKLINVKDRGQIFRVEVDTIEHIEAAGDYMIISTGDNSLVLRETMKDLERRLDPRKFQRVHRSTIVNLDLVRQVKPHTNGECFLVLESGAEVKVSRSYRDVVARFVH; the protein is encoded by the coding sequence ATGACCATCAGAACCATCCTTGTCGACGACGAGAAGCTCGCCATTCAGGGCCTGCAACTGCGGCTCCAGCCGTTCGAGGATGTCGAGATCATCGACACCTGCGCCAACGGCCGTGAGGCGATCCGCAAGATCAAGACCGAAAAGCCCGATCTGGTCTTTCTTGACATCCAGATGCCCGGCTTTGACGGCTTCAGCGTCGTCAAGGGCGTGATGGAGATCGAACCGCCGCTGTTCGTCTTCGTCACGGCTTACGAAGAACACGCGATCCGTGCCTTTGAGGCCAATGCCGTCAATTACCTGATGAAGCCGGTCGACGAACAGAAGCTCGCCGATACCATCGAACGCGTGCGCCAGCGCCTTGCCGAGAAGAAATCGGCCGAGGATGCCGGGCAATTGCTCGATGTCCTCGCCGAAATCGCCCCCGAACGTGCCGCCGATTTCGTCGAGACGACCGCGCCCGCCAGCGAAAGCGCCGACCGGTTCGAAAAGCTCATCAACGTCAAGGACCGCGGCCAGATCTTCCGCGTCGAGGTCGACACGATCGAGCATATCGAGGCGGCAGGCGACTACATGATCATCTCCACCGGCGACAATTCGCTGGTGCTGCGCGAGACGATGAAGGACCTCGAGCGCCGCTTGGATCCGAGGAAGTTCCAGCGCGTCCACCGCTCGACCATCGTCAACCTCGACCTTGTGCGACAGGTAAAGCCCCACACCAACGGCGAATGCTTCCTGGTGCTGGAAAGCGGGGCCGAGGTGAAGGTGAGCCGCAGTTACAGGGATGTGGTGGCGCGGTTCGTGCACTGA
- a CDS encoding sterol desaturase family protein, translated as MLPAETPVPLALLIVSLVVTVIVALRYVLTSGLFAWLTEKMRPGLYAGKRAQIRREMRWSLLSAGIYGAPAGIVLWGWNHHGWTEMTADWAALPLWYHPLSVLIYLAVQDTCFYWSHRWMHRPRWFRLAHAVHHDSRPPTAWTAMSFHPIEAITGAVVVPVLVFFVPIHLAMLGVVLTIATVMGVTNHMGWELFPRWLVHSPLGQWLITASHHERHHEEYRCNFGLYFRVWDRLCGTDRGLSRRIVAEAGHAQEAVAS; from the coding sequence ATGCTCCCCGCCGAAACCCCCGTTCCGCTTGCGCTGCTGATTGTCAGTCTTGTCGTTACCGTCATTGTCGCGCTGCGGTACGTGCTGACCAGCGGATTGTTCGCCTGGCTCACGGAAAAGATGCGGCCCGGACTTTATGCTGGCAAGCGCGCGCAGATCAGGCGCGAGATGCGCTGGTCGCTGCTTTCGGCGGGCATTTACGGCGCACCCGCCGGGATCGTGCTGTGGGGCTGGAACCATCATGGCTGGACTGAGATGACCGCCGACTGGGCCGCGCTGCCGCTGTGGTATCACCCTTTGAGCGTGCTGATCTATCTCGCCGTGCAGGACACCTGTTTCTACTGGAGCCACCGCTGGATGCACCGGCCCAGGTGGTTCCGGCTTGCCCATGCCGTCCACCATGACAGCCGCCCGCCGACTGCGTGGACGGCAATGAGCTTTCATCCGATTGAGGCGATCACCGGGGCAGTGGTGGTTCCGGTGCTGGTGTTCTTCGTACCGATCCACCTCGCCATGCTCGGGGTGGTGCTGACCATCGCCACAGTGATGGGTGTCACCAATCACATGGGCTGGGAGCTGTTCCCGCGCTGGCTTGTTCATTCGCCGTTGGGACAGTGGCTGATAACCGCCAGCCATCACGAGCGCCATCACGAGGAATACAGATGCAATTTCGGGCTTTATTTCCGGGTATGGGATCGATTGTGCGGCACCGACAGGGGCCTGTCGCGGCGGATCGTGGCCGAAGCAGGACATGCGCAAGAGGCCGTGGCCTCGTGA
- a CDS encoding helix-turn-helix domain-containing protein codes for MSISLAHNGLPPGVTHFSLTDLIEKIAPGSRREERLSATAVRVLKHYLLGCRSSDFEPGKICGVWEQPQTTAQTLRISTRVLHNAEAELERGGFIERTHVPHARRSGQRRDGVIVTLAGISLRPLIDGYGRWKARLEAMELHERAVASLRHEVIMLGRQIRTSEAVEAVEQADRILPRGRVSRIESIERLETLKASLEALLVQLDLPSGDTKSSVRTEEIFAPNIPIQDSSKNCTRAPAVQLDADRSAAITPATAANLASEDYRALLPSVRPPGWPDIVDASAIACRWHGISQPAWAAACDRMGRERAALSVLVIDRNARLPAEHRYRARSGRRCLAGLARNASSLGPMIEAAKGFAGRSVPDRPFEAAPSCEDGGKSFASACQAVLRRFGPEERV; via the coding sequence ATGAGCATCTCTTTGGCACACAACGGGCTTCCACCCGGCGTCACCCACTTCAGCCTGACTGATCTGATCGAGAAGATCGCACCAGGGTCTCGCCGCGAGGAGCGACTGTCGGCGACCGCGGTGCGCGTCCTGAAGCACTACTTGCTCGGCTGCCGGTCGTCCGACTTTGAGCCTGGCAAGATTTGCGGCGTGTGGGAGCAACCACAAACCACGGCTCAGACTCTGCGCATCTCTACGAGGGTCCTGCACAACGCCGAAGCCGAGCTTGAGCGCGGCGGGTTCATCGAGAGGACCCACGTTCCCCATGCGCGCCGCAGCGGTCAGCGGCGTGATGGCGTGATCGTCACCCTTGCGGGGATCAGCCTCCGACCGCTCATCGATGGCTATGGCAGGTGGAAGGCTCGGCTTGAGGCCATGGAGCTACATGAGCGTGCGGTGGCTTCACTGCGGCATGAGGTGATCATGCTCGGTCGCCAAATCAGGACAAGCGAGGCGGTGGAGGCTGTCGAGCAAGCAGATCGCATTCTGCCACGGGGCCGGGTGTCACGCATCGAGTCCATCGAGAGGCTGGAGACCCTGAAGGCGTCACTAGAAGCTCTTCTGGTGCAGCTGGATCTTCCGTCTGGTGACACGAAATCTTCCGTCCGGACGGAAGAAATCTTCGCACCCAATATACCTATCCAAGACTCATCGAAAAACTGTACCCGCGCGCCCGCCGTGCAACTCGACGCGGATCGGTCGGCCGCCATCACTCCAGCCACGGCGGCGAATCTGGCGAGTGAGGATTATCGGGCTCTGCTGCCATCCGTGCGGCCACCGGGCTGGCCAGATATCGTCGACGCCTCGGCCATCGCGTGCCGCTGGCATGGCATCTCCCAACCCGCCTGGGCTGCAGCCTGCGACAGGATGGGCCGTGAGCGAGCGGCGCTGTCGGTGCTCGTCATCGACCGGAACGCGCGGCTTCCGGCAGAGCATCGATACCGCGCCCGATCAGGTCGGAGGTGTCTGGCCGGGCTGGCGCGCAACGCCTCAAGCCTCGGCCCCATGATCGAGGCTGCAAAGGGCTTTGCGGGGAGGAGCGTGCCTGACCGTCCGTTCGAAGCCGCACCGTCTTGCGAGGACGGCGGGAAGAGCTTTGCCAGCGCCTGTCAGGCGGTTCTCAGAAGGTTCGGTCCAGAGGAGCGCGTATAA
- a CDS encoding DUF2141 domain-containing protein, translating into MVRRTTLALGLAAALPTAPAMAGEVVITVTDLRSSKGVVRACMTTRADIFPKCIKDPGAHRTVVPAADTIEIRFTGVKPGDYAIALLHDENDNGKADRAMGMMPKEGYGFSRDAPVKMAPPKFRDAVFKQGEGTSRMTIKMRYFL; encoded by the coding sequence ATGGTACGGCGAACTACGCTGGCGCTGGGTCTTGCGGCAGCTTTGCCGACGGCACCGGCAATGGCGGGGGAGGTCGTCATCACGGTCACCGATCTCAGGTCGAGCAAGGGCGTAGTGCGCGCGTGCATGACCACGCGCGCGGACATCTTTCCCAAATGCATCAAGGATCCCGGCGCACATCGCACCGTGGTTCCTGCGGCCGACACGATCGAAATCCGCTTCACCGGGGTCAAGCCGGGGGACTATGCCATCGCCTTGCTGCATGACGAGAACGACAACGGCAAGGCCGATCGCGCGATGGGGATGATGCCCAAGGAAGGTTATGGCTTTTCGCGCGATGCGCCGGTCAAGATGGCCCCGCCCAAGTTCAGGGACGCGGTGTTCAAGCAGGGCGAAGGCACCAGTCGCATGACCATCAAGATGCGCTACTTCCTGTAG
- a CDS encoding ribonuclease T2 family protein encodes MLASLPSPVVAQAYQCRAPQVARVPAITPDGPRRELPVTGYTMALSWSPEFCKPRADERAHAFQCSGQQGSFGLVVHGLWPESGQGWPQWCNTSAALTPAEVRASLCMMPSERLVARQWAKHGSCMARRPATYLKVTRILWEGLRIPDYDRISREDNLTAGRIRAAFADANPGWREEAIGVKLNARGWLEEVRLCYSKTFRPARCTPSRWGAKDNAPARIWRGL; translated from the coding sequence ATGCTGGCGTCCCTGCCCTCTCCCGTTGTGGCGCAGGCCTACCAATGCCGCGCCCCGCAGGTCGCGCGCGTTCCGGCGATCACGCCTGATGGCCCACGCCGCGAATTGCCGGTGACAGGCTACACCATGGCGCTCAGTTGGTCGCCCGAGTTCTGCAAGCCCCGCGCTGATGAGCGCGCCCATGCTTTCCAGTGTTCAGGACAGCAGGGCAGCTTCGGGCTTGTCGTTCACGGGCTCTGGCCGGAAAGCGGGCAAGGCTGGCCGCAATGGTGCAACACCAGCGCCGCGCTGACCCCCGCCGAGGTGCGCGCCAGCCTGTGCATGATGCCCTCCGAGCGGCTGGTGGCGCGCCAATGGGCCAAGCACGGCAGCTGCATGGCCCGGCGCCCCGCCACCTATCTCAAGGTCACGCGCATCCTCTGGGAAGGGCTGCGCATCCCCGATTACGACCGCATCAGCCGTGAGGACAACCTCACCGCAGGCCGCATCCGCGCGGCCTTTGCCGATGCCAATCCGGGCTGGCGCGAGGAGGCGATCGGGGTGAAGCTCAATGCCCGCGGCTGGCTGGAGGAGGTGCGGCTGTGCTATTCCAAGACCTTCCGCCCCGCCCGCTGCACTCCGTCGCGCTGGGGCGCAAAGGATAATGCGCCCGCAAGGATCTGGCGCGGGCTTTAG
- the nadC gene encoding carboxylating nicotinate-nucleotide diphosphorylase, with product MTAFTLPGFDLATFIRATLAEDLGEDLPGGGRDVTSESVIPTGARFSGVMDSRDAIVVAGLPLAEAFFRHLDPDCTIEALVHDGDKVAAGTDLMRIAGKARALLTAERSALNIVQHLSGIATLTQEYVTAMRGPGGNPACTLLDTRKTIPGLRFLEKYATRQGGAQNHRMGLWDAAMIKDNHVAVAGSVGEAVRRARAAGVEKIICEVDRLDQIEPALEAGASHLLLDNMDPATLAEAVEIVAGRVPTEASGGVNLQTIAAKAASGVDYISVGRLTQSAPAADIGLDFTPL from the coding sequence ATGACTGCCTTCACCCTCCCCGGCTTCGACCTCGCCACATTCATCCGCGCCACGCTCGCCGAGGACTTGGGCGAAGACCTCCCCGGCGGCGGGCGGGATGTGACAAGCGAGAGCGTGATCCCCACCGGGGCGCGCTTTTCCGGCGTCATGGACAGCCGCGATGCGATCGTCGTTGCCGGCCTGCCGCTGGCTGAGGCGTTCTTCCGCCATCTCGATCCCGATTGCACCATCGAGGCCCTCGTGCATGACGGCGACAAGGTGGCAGCCGGCACCGATCTGATGCGCATCGCAGGCAAGGCCCGCGCGCTGCTGACCGCCGAACGCTCTGCGCTCAATATCGTCCAGCACCTGTCCGGCATTGCCACGCTGACGCAGGAATACGTCACCGCGATGCGGGGGCCGGGAGGCAATCCGGCCTGCACCCTGCTTGATACCCGCAAGACCATTCCCGGGCTCAGGTTCCTCGAAAAATACGCCACCCGGCAGGGCGGCGCGCAGAACCACCGGATGGGGCTGTGGGATGCGGCAATGATCAAGGACAACCATGTCGCGGTCGCTGGCAGCGTCGGGGAAGCGGTGCGCCGGGCGCGCGCGGCGGGGGTGGAGAAAATCATCTGCGAGGTCGACCGGCTCGACCAGATCGAGCCGGCGCTTGAGGCAGGGGCAAGCCATCTGCTGCTCGACAACATGGACCCTGCCACGCTGGCCGAGGCGGTGGAAATAGTCGCAGGCCGCGTCCCGACCGAGGCGAGCGGCGGCGTGAACCTCCAGACCATTGCCGCCAAGGCCGCGAGCGGGGTGGACTACATCTCGGTCGGAAGGCTGACGCAAAGCGCCCCTGCCGCTGATATCGGCCTCGACTTCACCCCGCTATGA